The Streptomyces sp. NBC_00483 genome contains the following window.
ACACGAGTTGGCGGTCACGAAACTCGTGACCGCCTGAACTCGCCGACGCAGTGGGCCGGTTCAGGCCTCCTTGATCGCCGAGATGTCGAAGTTGAGCTTGATCTTGTCGGAGATGAGGACGCCACCGGTCTCGAGCGCGGCGTTCCAGGTGAGGCCCCAGTCCGAGCGGAGGATCTCGGTCTTGCCCTCGAAGCCGACGCGCTCGTTGCCGAACGGGTCCTTCGCGACGCCGTTGAACTCCAGGTCGATGGTGAGCGGCTTGGTGGTGCCGAGGATCGTCAGGTCACCCGTGATGCGGTAGTCGTCGCCGCCCAGGGACTCGGCGGAGGTCGACCGGAAGGTCATCGTCGGGAACTCGTCGATCTTGAAGAAGTCGGCGCTCTTCAGGTGGCCGTCACGGTCCTCGTTACCGGTCGAGATGCTCGCCATCTGCACGTCGAAGGAGGCCGTGGACTTCGCCGGGTCCGAGCCGTCCAGGTGCAGCGAGCCGGTGAAGTCGCTGAAGCTGCCCTTCACGTTCGTCACCATGGCGTGCCGGGCGACGAAGCCGAGCGTGGTGTGAGCGGGGTCGACGGTGTAGTCGCCGGTGACGGCGGCGAGGTCCGGGTTGGCCGGCGCGTCGGCAGCGGCGGTGGCGGGGGTGGTGGCGGACTCGTTCTTGCGGCCGAAGATGCCCATGACGTGCTCCTTGGGGACGGGCGGCACGGGGGGTGCCAGGTGGAGTGATGCGTGATGTTGAACGTTGAACTATCAACTGGTTCGACTGTAGCGCGATGATGTTCAATGTTCAACATCAAACGATGCGTGTTTCCTCGATTACAGCCCGATATGGTCCGGGTCGCCCTTTCGGGTGTGTGCGCGGTGCGCGCCGACGGCGGTGACGGCGGCGGTGACGGCGGCGGTGTGAGGCGGGTCTCAGGGCGCCGCTTTGTGTGACGTCTACAAGGCGGACCCGCGCTGAGCAGTCACTTCGGCCCCCCGGCGGCCGGGTTCTGTTCAGGGCTACCAGGAAAACGGGCCGGAGACTGTACGGAGTCGACGGACGGTTTTCATGGGTGCCTTTCGTAAGGTCACTACATGACCGTTTTGGACGACAGCGCCTCGAACCCTGGGGACGAGCCCACCGACGCCCGTGGACGCGTGGCCGAGCTGCACGCGATCCGTGCGCAGGCACTGGCCGGACCCAGCGAGAAGGCGACCGCGGCCCAGCACGCGAAGGGGAAGCTGACGGCGCGCGAGCGCATCGCGCTGCTCCTCGACGAGGGTTCGTTCAACGAGGTCGAGCAGCTGCGCCGGCACCGGGCCACCGGCTTCGGCCTGGAGGCCAAGAAGCCCCACACCGACGGTGTCATCACCGGTTGGGGCACGGTCGAGGGCCGCACGGTCTTCGTCTACGCGCACGACTTCCGGATCTTCGGTGGCGCGCTGGGTGAGGCCCACGCCACGAAGATCCACAAGATCATGGACATGGCCATCGCGGCCGGCGCGCCCCTGGTCTCGCTCAACGACGGCGCGGGCGCCCGTATCCAGGAGGGCGTCTCCGCCCTCGCCGGCTACGGCGGCATCTTCCAGCGCAACACCCGGGCGTCCGGCGTCATCCCGCAGATCAGCGTGATGCTCGGCCCGTGCGCGGGTGGCGCGGCGTACAGCCCGGCGCTCACGGACTTCGTGTTCATGGTCCGTGACACCTCGCAGATGTTCATCACGGGCCCGGACGTGGTCAAGGCCGTCACGGGCGAGGAGATCACTCAGAACGGGCTCGGTGGCGCCGACGTCCACGCGGAGACGAGCGGCGTCTCGCACTTCGCGTACGACGACGAGGAGACCTGCCTCGCCGAGGTCCGTTACCTGCTCTCGATGCTCCCGCAGAACAACCGGGAGAACCCGCCGACCATCGAGTCCGACGACCCGGCGGAGCGCCGCGGTGACGTCCTGCTCGACCTGGTCCCGGCCGACGGCAACCGCCCGTACGACATGACCAAGGTCATCGAGGAGCTCGTCGACGACGGCGACTACCTGGAGATCCACGAGCGCTGGGCGCGCAACATCATCTGCGCCCTGGCCCGGCTCGACGGCCAGGTCGTCGGCATCGTCGCCAACCAGCCGCAGGCCCTCGCGGGCGTCCTGGACATCGAGGCCTCGGAGAAGGCCGCCCGGTTCGTCCAGATGTGCGATGCTTTTAACATCCCCATCGTGACCCTGCTCGACGTCCCCGGCTTCCTGCCCGGCGTCGACCAGGAGCACGGCGGCATCATCCGGCACGGCGCCAAGCTGCTGTACGCGTACTGCAACGCCACCGTGCCCCGGATCTCGCTGATCCTGCGCAAGGCGTACGGAGGTGCGTACATCGTCATGGACTCCCAGTCCATCGGCGCCGACCTCACCTACGCCTGGCCGACCAACGAGATCGCGGTCATGGGCGCCGAGGGCGCGGCCAACGTGATCTTCCGCCGGCAGATCGCCGAGGCCGAGGACCCCGAGGCGATGCGCCAGAAGATGGTCAAGGAGTACAAGGCCGAGCTGATGCACCCGTACTACGCGGCGGAGCGCGGCCTGGTCGACGACGTGATCGACCCCGCGGAGACGCGTGAGGTGCTGATCAAGTCCCTGGCGATGCTGCGCACCAAGCACGCCGACCTGCCGTCCCGCAAGCACGGCAACCCGCCGCAGTAACCGGCACTAGTCGTAGGAGACCTGCCACATGTCCATGCCTGACATCCGCGTCGAGAAGGGCCACGCCGAGCCGGAGGAGGTCGCGGCCATCACCGCGATCCTGCTGGCCCGTGCCGCCGCCACTCCCGAGGCCCCGGCGCACCACGTCCGGCACAACCGCGCGGGGTGGCGCCGCCTGGAGCGCGAGCCCGGCTTCCGCGCGCCGCACAGCTGGCGCTGACGCACCCGCTCAGCACCTCGAAGCACCGAAGAGGCCCCGTCTCCCGAGAGGAGACGGGGCCTCTTCGTGTGGGCGCCTTGTCCGGCGCGGTCGCCCACGCAGTGAGGGAGCGGACACCCGTATCGTCGACGCGGCGCTGGCGCTGCTGCTGGAGCGCGGCTACGACCGCTTCTCCGTCGACGAGGCCGCCTCGCGGGCGGGCGTCGCGAAGACCACCCTGTACCGCCGCTGGCCCACCAAGGACCATCTCGTGGTGGCCGTGGTCGGACGCTTCCAGGACACCGTGCCGGTCGAGTACGGCGGCGACGTCCGCGCCGACCTCACGCGCTACCTCAACGCGATCGTCGCCGGGCTCGACCGCATGCGGCAGGCCGGCCGCCCCGCCACGTCGGGGGACACTTCCGCCGGTTTGGTCGCCGAGGTCGCCGCCGCGGCCGCCCGCCACCGGGACGTCGGCGAGGCCGTGCAGCCCATGTTCCGGCGCCGCAACGCGCTGGTGCTGACCCTGCTCGAACAGGCTAGGGAGCAGGGCGAGTTGCGCGCGGACCTCGACCCCGAAGTGCTCTTCGACCAGCTCGCCGGCGCGCTCTACTACCGGCTCCTGATCACCGGCCGCCCGCTCGACGCGGCCTATGTCGACCAGCTCGTCACGGACGCCCTGCGCGGCGCCCTGGCCTGACTCCCGCCCCTCGACGTACACCCCTCGACGCACACCCCTCGACGCACACCGCTCGACGCACAGCGCTCGTCAGCACGTCCGTTCGCCACCGACGCGAAAGAGGACCCACGATGGCTGATACGTCACTGACCGCCCCGCAGGCCGGCACCTCCACGGCCTCCTCCCGGCCTACCAGGAGTGGAACCCGTTCATGACCTCGGCGCGAGTGACCTCCTCCGGCGGCCGTCTGACGGAGGGCGCGCGACTGCGGATCGTGATGCACGACTCCGGCGGAGACAGCACCTTCGAGCCGCAGGTCCAAGTCGCCGATGCCGGAGTGGAGTTGCGCTGGCTCGGGAAGATGGGGCCCGGTTGGATCGCCGACGGGCAGCACCGCTTCACCGTCGAACGGCTCGGCCCGCACCGCGTCCGTCTCACCCAGAGCGAACGCTTCACCGGAGTCGCCGTGCCCTTCGCCCAGGGCGTCCTGACGTCCCGGACGCTGCCGCAGTTCCGGGCCATGAACGAGGCGCTGGCCGAACGGGCCGAGGCGCTAGGGTCCTGACCCCCCTGACACGGCGAATGGCCGCACCCGGCAAGGGGTGCGGCCATTCGCCGTGTCAGGGTCGGGCGACTACCGGAGGCGGGCCATGAGGGCGTGCTCCACCAGCGTGATCAGCGTCGACTTGGCGTCCGCGCGGTGGCGGGCGTCCGTCGTGATGATCGGGGTGTCGGGGCCGATCTGGAGGGCCTCGCGGACCTCGTCCGGGTTGTACGGCTGCGCGCCGTCGAAGCCGTTGAGGGCGATGACGAAGGGCAGGCCGGAGTTCTCGAAGTAGTCGACCGCGGGGAAGCAGTCGGCGAGGCGGCGGGTGTCGACGAGGACGACGGCGCCGATCGCGCCGCGCACCAGGTCGTCCCACATGAACCAGAAGCGGTCCTGGCCCGGCGTACCGAAGAGGTACAGGATCAGGTCCTGGTCGAGCGTGATGCGGCCGAAGTCCATGGCGACCGTCGTGGTCGTCTTGTCCCCGGTGTGGGTCAGGTCGTCGATGCCCGCGGACGCGGACGTCATGACGGCCTCGGTGCGCAGCGGGTTGATCTCGGAGACGGCGCCCACGAACGTCGTCTTTCCGACGCCGAAACCACCTGCCACCACGATCTTCGCCGATGTGGTGGAACGGCTTGGAGCAGCCGGCCCTCCGCTAGAGCTTGCGAAGTCCACTGAGCACCCTTTCGAGCAATGTCACGTCTGGCTGGCCGCCGGCGCTCTCGTCGCCGCCGGGCTGATGGATGGCGACCAGTCCCGCCTCCGCGAGGTCGGCGACGAGAATCCTGGCCACACCGAGAGGGATCGTCAGGAGGGCCGAGATCTCGGCCACCGACTTGATCTCTCGGCAGAGAGTGCAGATCCGCTGGTGCTCGGGCAGTTGGCCCTGCAACTGGTGCGGCTGCGCGGTGGTGTGCACCAGCGCCTCGATGGCGAGCTGGTACCGCGGCCTTGTGCGGCCGCCCGTCATGGCGTACGGGCGCACCAGCGGGTTGTTCTTTGCGGCGGGTGCGGGATTCGCGTCGGGGCGCGGCTGCGGCTGCACGGGCTGGATGCGCGGCGCGGGCGGCTGGTCGTAGGGACCGGGCTGCCGGGTCGGTCGGGCGTGGTTCGCCGACGAGGGGGAAGACGGGAAGTTGTACCGGTTCTGGGATCCGTCGTCACCCATGCCCGCCTGGCCCCGCCCCTGGCCGTGGCCGTAGGGCGGCCACTGGGCCGACGAACCGCTCGGGGGTGTTGCTGAACCAGACACGAACTTCCTCCTCCGACTGCGCTGGGCACCATCACTGTGGAGCCGCGTCCCGAAACCTTACGGCCCCGGGACACGAATACGCACTGCCTGTCTGTTAGTTGAGAAGGCTTCCCTGAAGCTCCGCCCGCAGGTCCGGCGTGAGAACCGTGCCCGCCCGGTCGACAAGAAGGGCCATCTCGTACCCAACGAGGCCAATGTCCGCCTCGGGGTGTGCAAGGACGGCGAGAGAAGAGCCGTCGGAGATGGACATGATGAAGAGGAATCCTCGCTCCATCTCCACAACTGTCTGGTTCACCGGGCCGCCTTCGAAGATGCGGGAGGCGCCCGCGGTCAACGAGGTCAGACCCGAGGCGACGGCCGCCAACTGGTCGGCGCGGTCGCGGGGGAACCCTTCGGACATCGCCAGAAGGAGTCCGTCGGCGGAGACCACCACCGTGTGGGACACACCGGGGGTGTTGTCCACGAAGTTGGTGATCAACCAGTTCAGGTTCTGTGCCGCCTGGCTCATCGGGCTCACACTAACGCTCCTGGTTGTAGGTGCTGTCAGGGCCGAAGCCCTGGCCGTTCGTATCACTGCTGCCTTCACTGCGTCCCCGCTGTACGCCGCGACGCAGGTTGCTGAGCCTGCCCCTGACGTCCTCGGGGGCGCGGGAGACCTGTGGGCCGCCCTGCGGCGTCGACTCCGCCGTGCCCTCGACCAGGTTGGCCTTGGGCACCCGGCGCGGAAGTCCGGACGCGGTGACCCCGCCCGCCTTCGGCTTCTTGAGCTGCTCCGCGCGCACCCACCGGGCGTCGTTGGCAGAGCGCCAGTCGGTGTCGTCCTCGGAGCGGGTCTCGGGGGCCTGCTGGGGGGTCGGCGCGGGCTCCTGCGGGGCACCGCCACCGCGCCGCGGCAGACCTGCGTCGGTCAGCGCGTGGGGTGCGGAAGGGGCCGGTCCGGCCGAATCTGCCGAGGGGGTGGCACCGTGTCCGTCGAAGCCTACGCGTTCCCGGTCCGCTGCGGCAGTGCCCGGAGCGGATTCCGCTTCGGTGCCGAACGGGCCCTGGAAATCGGGTCGGTAGGGCTCCCGGAAGGCGTCCTGCGCCTGCCAGTCGGCTCGCTGCGAGGACGGCTCGAAGGGGTTGTACGGCTCCTGCGGGGCTTCCGCATAGCCGTCCTGCGGGGCGTACCCGGAGGCGAACCCGTCCGGCTGTCCGGTGCCGTGGGTGGGCTGTACGGGGACGAACCCGTCGAAACCGTTCTGCTGCCGGTCGTCGAAACCGCCCTGCTGCCGGCCGTCGTAGCCGCCCCGGTGCTCGTCGTAGACGCCCTGCTGCGGATCGTCGTAGCCGAGCTGCCGGCGGTTGTCGTACGGGGCCTGCCGGGTGTCGTACGGGTTCTGCTCCGCGAAGGGCGGACGGTCCTGCTGCGGCTGCTGTGGCTGGAAGTCGTCGCGGAAGAGCGGGCGTTCCTGTTGCGGCTGCCGCTGGTCCTGGACGGGGTCGTCCTGCTGCTGCGCCTCCAGGGCCGCACGGCGCTCCTCACGCATGAGGGAGCGGCCGACCGGGTCCAACTCGCGGGCGTCGTCCGGGATGTCGTACTGGCTGTCGTCGAAGCCGAGTTCGGCGGCCGTGCGCAGCGGGGTGTGCTCGAACGCGGCCTGCTTCGGGATCATCGTCGAGACGGTGAACTCGGAGTCCTCCTGGACCCCGCCGCCACCACCGTGCGTGATCGCCTCGGGCAGCATGACCAGCGACGTCGTACCCGCCTGCTCGCCCGAGGGGCGCAGCTGCACGCGGATGCCGTGCCGGTCCGACAGGCGGCCGACCACGAACAGGCCCATGCGCTGGGAGATCGCGGCGTCCACCGTCGGCGGGTTGGCCAGCTTGTGGTTGATGTCCGCGAAGTCCTCGGCGGTGAGGCCGATGCCCTTGTCGTGGATCTCGATCATGACGCGGCCGTCGGGGAGACGGGTCGCGGTGACGCGGACCTTGGTCTGCGGCGAGGAGAACGTCGTGGCGTTCTCCAGAAGCTCGGCGAGCAGGTGCACGAGGTCGGTGACCGCGCGGCCGTGGATCTCGGCCTCGGGGACGCCGGCCAGCTCGATGCGCTCGTACTGCTCCACCTCGGAGGTCGCGGCGCGCAGCACGTCGACCAGCGGGACCGGCTGGTCCCAGCGGCGGCCGGGCTCCTCGCCCGCGAGCACCAGGAGGTTCTCGCCGTTGCGGCGCATACGGGTCGCGAGGTGGTCCAGGCGGAAGAGGTTCTCCAGCTGGTCCGGGTCGGCCTCGTTGTTCTCCAGGTCGGTGATGAGGGTCAGCTGGCCCTCGATCAGCGACTGGTTGCGGCGCGACAGGTTGGTGAAGATCGCGTTGATGTTGCCCCGGAGCAGCGCCTGCTCGGCGGCGAGCCGGACGGCCTCGCGGTGCACCTGGTCGAAGGCGCGGGCGACCTCGCCGATCTCGTCCGTCGTGACGATCGGGATCGGCTGTACGCGGGTGTCCACCCGGCCCGGCTCGGTGCGCGAGAGCTGGTCGACGAGCATCGGCAGGCGCTGCTCGGCCACGTCGAAGGCGGCGGAGCGCAGCCGGCGCATCGAGCGGGACATCTGCCGGGCCATCTGGCCGGCGATCAGGACGGCGACGAGCAGGGCGATCACGACGGCGGCGCCGATGATGATCGCCTCGCGCTTGGCGTCGGCGGCGATCCCGGAGGCCTCGGTCACGGCCTTGTCCGCGAGATTCGACTCGATCGTGCGATAGGCGTCGAACTTCGCCGTGTTGACCGCCCACCAGTTCTCGGGCGTGACGCCCTTCTGGGCGAGCGCGAGCCTGGCACTCGGCTGGGTGCTGGGCAGGGCCACCACGGCGCCGACCATCTTGGTGTTCTCGGGCGGCGGGATGTACGAGGGGTTCTTGGCCTTGGCCGCGGCGGCCTGCTTGGCGCCGTCGGACTTCAGCCTCTTGATCGTGCCCTGGAGCTTCTGGAGGTCCTCGGCCGTACCGCCGCCCTTGTACTCCTCGATGGCGATGTTCTCGAGGTAGGCGTAGCTGCCGAGCGCGGTGCGCTGACGGGTCAGGTTCGTGGCACCGGGGCCGGGCTTCACCAGGAGGTGCATGCCGATGGACCGCTCCAGCGAGAGCGCCGCCTTGGTCAGCGAGATCGCGTAGACGGTACGGCCGTAGCTGGTGATGTTGCCGGTGCCGAGGCCGAGCTCGTTGGCGAACTCCATCAGCGGGTGCTGGATGGCGACGTAGCCCTCTTCGGTCTGCACGCCGGGCAGCCTGGAGGTGTACGCGGCGGCCCGCAGCTTCTTCAGCTGGGGCTCGACCTTGGTGAACTGCGCCATGCGGCGCTCGAGGCCTTCCTTCTGCGGCATGTTCGCTGCCGCGGCGTGGAACTTCTCGGCGGCGGTGTCCGTGGCCTCGCGGGCCTTGGCGACCTGGGGGTCGTCCGTCTTGCCCTGGAGGAGGGGCGCCGCGGTGCTGTCGCGCTCCTCGATGAGGCGGTTGCCGTACGTCAGCGAGGCCTGCACGAGGCGTGCGGTGCTCTCGGCGTCCTCGGCCTCCTGCCAGGTGTCGATCGAGTTCGACACCTGGAAGCCACCCATGACGAGGCCGACGAGCACGGGTATGAGAAGGATGGCGTTCAGCTTGGTGGGTACACGCCAGTTACGGGGCGACATGCGTCCGCCCGACGACGCCGGCGCCGTGGCCTCGGCCGCCGGCGCGGTCCGCGCCGCGTCGCGCGGGGGCGGGGTGAAGTTGCCCCGCGCCGAGACCGGCTCGGGACTGTTCTTGCTTCGCCTCACTCGACCAACAACCTCTCGGCGTCGGCACCTACGTTGTGCCGCGGTATGTCTCCAGGCCCATTCCTACTGGGCAGTTCAGCGCATTCCAGCACGTCAGGAGGCACACCTCCAAACAGTCGGAAGCGGAAGCTCCGCGTGACGCACACCCCAGATAAAACGGTCATAAAGAGCGAGCCCCGCCAAAAGGCGGGGCTCTTGTGAGCGCAGTGGAACCGGCTGTGCGCGACGTGTGTCGGTGCCCTGGGAATTCTCTTTCGAAACGTTATGAACACCAGGGCCCGGCGTGTCAAAGGCCACAGGGGGCGCCGAATGGGCTACGACAACTGCCGTATGGATCCAGCCACTTGATGACCGAGATCCGACCGTTTTTGACAGGCGCCCGGTTACTTCAAGCGGGCCATGAGGGCATGCTCGACCAGCGTGATCAGACCGCTCTTCGCGTCGGCGCGGTGCCGGGCGTCGGTGGTGATGATCGGGGTGTCCGGGCCGATCTGCAGGGCCTCGCGCACCTCTTCGGGGGCGTACGGCTGGTGCCCGTCGAAGCCGTTGAGGGCGATGACGAAGGGCAGGCCGGAGTTCTCGAAGTAGTCCACGGCCGGGAAGCAGTCGGCGAGGCGGCGGGTG
Protein-coding sequences here:
- a CDS encoding GTP-binding protein; its protein translation is MDFASSSGGPAAPSRSTTSAKIVVAGGFGVGKTTFVGAVSEINPLRTEAVMTSASAGIDDLTHTGDKTTTTVAMDFGRITLDQDLILYLFGTPGQDRFWFMWDDLVRGAIGAVVLVDTRRLADCFPAVDYFENSGLPFVIALNGFDGAQPYNPDEVREALQIGPDTPIITTDARHRADAKSTLITLVEHALMARLR
- a CDS encoding acyl-CoA carboxylase subunit beta, encoding MTVLDDSASNPGDEPTDARGRVAELHAIRAQALAGPSEKATAAQHAKGKLTARERIALLLDEGSFNEVEQLRRHRATGFGLEAKKPHTDGVITGWGTVEGRTVFVYAHDFRIFGGALGEAHATKIHKIMDMAIAAGAPLVSLNDGAGARIQEGVSALAGYGGIFQRNTRASGVIPQISVMLGPCAGGAAYSPALTDFVFMVRDTSQMFITGPDVVKAVTGEEITQNGLGGADVHAETSGVSHFAYDDEETCLAEVRYLLSMLPQNNRENPPTIESDDPAERRGDVLLDLVPADGNRPYDMTKVIEELVDDGDYLEIHERWARNIICALARLDGQVVGIVANQPQALAGVLDIEASEKAARFVQMCDAFNIPIVTLLDVPGFLPGVDQEHGGIIRHGAKLLYAYCNATVPRISLILRKAYGGAYIVMDSQSIGADLTYAWPTNEIAVMGAEGAANVIFRRQIAEAEDPEAMRQKMVKEYKAELMHPYYAAERGLVDDVIDPAETREVLIKSLAMLRTKHADLPSRKHGNPPQ
- a CDS encoding TetR-like C-terminal domain-containing protein, giving the protein MVAVVGRFQDTVPVEYGGDVRADLTRYLNAIVAGLDRMRQAGRPATSGDTSAGLVAEVAAAAARHRDVGEAVQPMFRRRNALVLTLLEQAREQGELRADLDPEVLFDQLAGALYYRLLITGRPLDAAYVDQLVTDALRGALA
- a CDS encoding SRPBCC domain-containing protein, whose translation is MTSARVTSSGGRLTEGARLRIVMHDSGGDSTFEPQVQVADAGVELRWLGKMGPGWIADGQHRFTVERLGPHRVRLTQSERFTGVAVPFAQGVLTSRTLPQFRAMNEALAERAEALGS
- a CDS encoding acyl-CoA carboxylase subunit epsilon, which produces MSMPDIRVEKGHAEPEEVAAITAILLARAAATPEAPAHHVRHNRAGWRRLEREPGFRAPHSWR
- a CDS encoding roadblock/LC7 domain-containing protein, yielding MSQAAQNLNWLITNFVDNTPGVSHTVVVSADGLLLAMSEGFPRDRADQLAAVASGLTSLTAGASRIFEGGPVNQTVVEMERGFLFIMSISDGSSLAVLAHPEADIGLVGYEMALLVDRAGTVLTPDLRAELQGSLLN
- a CDS encoding YceI family protein codes for the protein MGIFGRKNESATTPATAAADAPANPDLAAVTGDYTVDPAHTTLGFVARHAMVTNVKGSFSDFTGSLHLDGSDPAKSTASFDVQMASISTGNEDRDGHLKSADFFKIDEFPTMTFRSTSAESLGGDDYRITGDLTILGTTKPLTIDLEFNGVAKDPFGNERVGFEGKTEILRSDWGLTWNAALETGGVLISDKIKLNFDISAIKEA
- a CDS encoding DUF742 domain-containing protein; protein product: MSGSATPPSGSSAQWPPYGHGQGRGQAGMGDDGSQNRYNFPSSPSSANHARPTRQPGPYDQPPAPRIQPVQPQPRPDANPAPAAKNNPLVRPYAMTGGRTRPRYQLAIEALVHTTAQPHQLQGQLPEHQRICTLCREIKSVAEISALLTIPLGVARILVADLAEAGLVAIHQPGGDESAGGQPDVTLLERVLSGLRKL
- a CDS encoding sensor histidine kinase, which gives rise to MRRSKNSPEPVSARGNFTPPPRDAARTAPAAEATAPASSGGRMSPRNWRVPTKLNAILLIPVLVGLVMGGFQVSNSIDTWQEAEDAESTARLVQASLTYGNRLIEERDSTAAPLLQGKTDDPQVAKAREATDTAAEKFHAAAANMPQKEGLERRMAQFTKVEPQLKKLRAAAYTSRLPGVQTEEGYVAIQHPLMEFANELGLGTGNITSYGRTVYAISLTKAALSLERSIGMHLLVKPGPGATNLTRQRTALGSYAYLENIAIEEYKGGGTAEDLQKLQGTIKRLKSDGAKQAAAAKAKNPSYIPPPENTKMVGAVVALPSTQPSARLALAQKGVTPENWWAVNTAKFDAYRTIESNLADKAVTEASGIAADAKREAIIIGAAVVIALLVAVLIAGQMARQMSRSMRRLRSAAFDVAEQRLPMLVDQLSRTEPGRVDTRVQPIPIVTTDEIGEVARAFDQVHREAVRLAAEQALLRGNINAIFTNLSRRNQSLIEGQLTLITDLENNEADPDQLENLFRLDHLATRMRRNGENLLVLAGEEPGRRWDQPVPLVDVLRAATSEVEQYERIELAGVPEAEIHGRAVTDLVHLLAELLENATTFSSPQTKVRVTATRLPDGRVMIEIHDKGIGLTAEDFADINHKLANPPTVDAAISQRMGLFVVGRLSDRHGIRVQLRPSGEQAGTTSLVMLPEAITHGGGGGVQEDSEFTVSTMIPKQAAFEHTPLRTAAELGFDDSQYDIPDDARELDPVGRSLMREERRAALEAQQQDDPVQDQRQPQQERPLFRDDFQPQQPQQDRPPFAEQNPYDTRQAPYDNRRQLGYDDPQQGVYDEHRGGYDGRQQGGFDDRQQNGFDGFVPVQPTHGTGQPDGFASGYAPQDGYAEAPQEPYNPFEPSSQRADWQAQDAFREPYRPDFQGPFGTEAESAPGTAAADRERVGFDGHGATPSADSAGPAPSAPHALTDAGLPRRGGGAPQEPAPTPQQAPETRSEDDTDWRSANDARWVRAEQLKKPKAGGVTASGLPRRVPKANLVEGTAESTPQGGPQVSRAPEDVRGRLSNLRRGVQRGRSEGSSDTNGQGFGPDSTYNQER